Proteins found in one Larimichthys crocea isolate SSNF chromosome I, L_crocea_2.0, whole genome shotgun sequence genomic segment:
- the magt1 gene encoding dolichyl-diphosphooligosaccharide--protein glycosyltransferase subunit MAGT1 isoform X1: MFEKLCVWLFVLVLFYNEPARAQKKKETLLSEKVTQMMEWASKRSVIRMNGDKFRRFVKAPPRNYSVVIMFTALQPQRQCGVCRQADEEFQVLANSWRYSSAFTNKVFFASVDFDEGSDVFQMLNMNSAPTFLHFPSKGKPRRSDTYELQVRGFAAEQLARWVADRTDVQIRVIRPPNYAGPLLLGFLLAVIGGLAYLRRHNLEFLFNKNVWAFSALCFVLIMTSGQMWNHIRGPPYAHKNPSTGQVSYIHGSSQAQFVAETHIVLLFNAAVTMGIVLLCEAATSDMDIGKRKIMCVAGIGLVMLFFSWLLSIFRAKYHGYPYSFLMS, translated from the exons ATGTTTGAAAAACTTTGTGTCTGGCTCTTTGTCCTCGTGCTTTTCTACAATGAGCCCGCTCGCgcgcagaagaagaaagag ACTCTACTGTCAGAGAAGGTGACTCAGATGATGGAGTGGGCCTCCAAGCGTTCAGTCATCAGGATGAATGGGGATAAGTTTCGTCGTTTTGTCAAGGCTCCTCCCAGAAACTACTCTGTGGTTATCATGTTCACAGCTCTGCAACCACAGAGACAGTGTGGGGTCTGTAG GCAAGCAGACGAGGAGTTCCAGGTGCTGGCTAACTCTTGGCGTTATTCCTCTGCCTTTACTAACAAAGTCTTCTTTGCATCTGTCGACTTTGATGAAGGATCAGACGTCTTTCAGATG CTAAATATGAATTCTGCTCCGACCTTCCTTCACTTCCCATCTAAAGGGAAACCTCGCAGATCTGATACCtatgagctgcaggtcagaggcTTTGCAGCTGAGCAGCTGGCAAGATGGGTGGCAGACAGGACTGATGTGCAG atCCGTGTAATTCGTCCTCCTAACTATGCTGGACCTCTCCTGCTGGGCTTCCTCCTGGCTGTGATTGGAGGCCTGGCATATCTACGGAGACACAATTTGGAGTTTCTCTTTAACAAGAATGTGTGGGCCTTCTCTGCACTG TGCTTTGTCCTGATCATGACTTCAGGACAGATGTGGAACCACATCAGAGGACCACCATATGCACACAAGAATCCTAGCACTGGCCAAGTT agttaTATCCACGGCAGCAGTCAAGCCCAGTTTGTGGCTGAGACACACATCGTCCTACTCTTCA ATGCTGCTGTTACCATGGGAattgtgctgctgtgtgaggCTGCAACCTCTGACATGGACATCGGCAAGAGGAAGA ttatgTGTGTAGCAGGTATTGGTTTGGTGATGCTGTTCTTCAGCTGGTTGCTCTCTATTTTCAGAGCAAAGTACCATGGATATCCATACAG CTTCCTCATGAGTTGA
- the magt1 gene encoding dolichyl-diphosphooligosaccharide--protein glycosyltransferase subunit MAGT1 isoform X2: MMEWASKRSVIRMNGDKFRRFVKAPPRNYSVVIMFTALQPQRQCGVCRQADEEFQVLANSWRYSSAFTNKVFFASVDFDEGSDVFQMLNMNSAPTFLHFPSKGKPRRSDTYELQVRGFAAEQLARWVADRTDVQIRVIRPPNYAGPLLLGFLLAVIGGLAYLRRHNLEFLFNKNVWAFSALCFVLIMTSGQMWNHIRGPPYAHKNPSTGQVSYIHGSSQAQFVAETHIVLLFNAAVTMGIVLLCEAATSDMDIGKRKIMCVAGIGLVMLFFSWLLSIFRAKYHGYPYSFLMS; this comes from the exons ATGATGGAGTGGGCCTCCAAGCGTTCAGTCATCAGGATGAATGGGGATAAGTTTCGTCGTTTTGTCAAGGCTCCTCCCAGAAACTACTCTGTGGTTATCATGTTCACAGCTCTGCAACCACAGAGACAGTGTGGGGTCTGTAG GCAAGCAGACGAGGAGTTCCAGGTGCTGGCTAACTCTTGGCGTTATTCCTCTGCCTTTACTAACAAAGTCTTCTTTGCATCTGTCGACTTTGATGAAGGATCAGACGTCTTTCAGATG CTAAATATGAATTCTGCTCCGACCTTCCTTCACTTCCCATCTAAAGGGAAACCTCGCAGATCTGATACCtatgagctgcaggtcagaggcTTTGCAGCTGAGCAGCTGGCAAGATGGGTGGCAGACAGGACTGATGTGCAG atCCGTGTAATTCGTCCTCCTAACTATGCTGGACCTCTCCTGCTGGGCTTCCTCCTGGCTGTGATTGGAGGCCTGGCATATCTACGGAGACACAATTTGGAGTTTCTCTTTAACAAGAATGTGTGGGCCTTCTCTGCACTG TGCTTTGTCCTGATCATGACTTCAGGACAGATGTGGAACCACATCAGAGGACCACCATATGCACACAAGAATCCTAGCACTGGCCAAGTT agttaTATCCACGGCAGCAGTCAAGCCCAGTTTGTGGCTGAGACACACATCGTCCTACTCTTCA ATGCTGCTGTTACCATGGGAattgtgctgctgtgtgaggCTGCAACCTCTGACATGGACATCGGCAAGAGGAAGA ttatgTGTGTAGCAGGTATTGGTTTGGTGATGCTGTTCTTCAGCTGGTTGCTCTCTATTTTCAGAGCAAAGTACCATGGATATCCATACAG CTTCCTCATGAGTTGA